From Pseudanabaena sp. PCC 6802, one genomic window encodes:
- a CDS encoding Uma2 family endonuclease, with protein sequence MFAVSSQPIKLTPIEYFAWEEQQLCRHEYINGEVYAMSGGTQNHSRIGLKFGALLDSHLSNGNCRVFNADCRVKIVETNDYTYPDVSVSCDRRDKTTTQYITYPCLIVEVLSDSTEGYDRGNKFFRYRQNPQLQDYVLVSSQEIAIDLYRKTENGRWEIINYRAGDIVELQSVNLSFPIEQVYRGIDFSEVSVEPTTPEQ encoded by the coding sequence ATGTTTGCAGTTTCAAGTCAGCCAATCAAACTAACACCTATTGAATATTTCGCTTGGGAAGAGCAGCAACTCTGTCGCCACGAATACATCAACGGTGAAGTCTACGCCATGAGCGGCGGCACTCAAAATCATAGCCGCATTGGTCTAAAATTCGGTGCTTTGCTAGATAGCCACCTATCTAATGGCAACTGTCGGGTCTTTAACGCTGATTGTCGGGTGAAAATTGTCGAGACTAATGACTATACCTACCCCGATGTCAGCGTTAGCTGCGATCGTCGAGATAAAACCACAACTCAATATATTACCTATCCTTGTTTGATCGTTGAAGTCTTATCGGATAGTACAGAAGGCTATGACCGTGGCAACAAGTTCTTTCGCTATCGTCAGAATCCGCAATTACAAGATTATGTATTGGTCAGTTCTCAGGAAATTGCGATCGATCTTTATCGTAAAACAGAAAATGGACGATGGGAAATTATCAACTATCGAGCCGGAGATATAGTCGAGCTGCAATCCGTAAACTTGAGCTTCCCCATTGAGCAAGTGTATCGCGGGATTGATTTTTCGGAAGTTTCTGTTGAACCGACCACGCCTGAACAATAG